A window of the Spirochaetae bacterium HGW-Spirochaetae-1 genome harbors these coding sequences:
- a CDS encoding sodium:alanine symporter family protein produces MLGLLQTINSYIWGLPLIILLVGTGVYLTFLLRGLQFRQLIPSLYLALIKRKEGGTHAGDISHFQALMTALAATVGTGNIAGVATAIATGGPGALFWMWVTGFFGMAAKYSEAVLAVKYREVDKLGTMSGGPMYYIEKGMKMKPLAVAFALFASISAFGTGNMIQSNSVADAVNSTFGVPHMITAIVLAVITGLVVMGGIKNIARATSAIVPVMILFYVTAALVILVMYFRHIPEAFALIFRHAFSPTAAAGGFAGSAVMLSIRMGVSRGILSNESGLGSSPIAAAAARTDEPVRQALVSMTQTFIDTIVVCTLTGLVLLVTGIWSSGATAAALTEQAFSAGLPGSWGGIVVTVGLVFFAYSTILGWCYYGEKSIEYLLGEKSVTPYRLVFVAAVFVGAVVKLDLVWNFADIMNGLMAVPNLIALIALSGVVLAETKAYFSKYPS; encoded by the coding sequence GACTTCAGTTCCGGCAGCTCATACCTTCCCTGTATCTTGCCCTTATTAAAAGAAAAGAAGGCGGAACCCATGCCGGAGACATCTCGCACTTCCAGGCGCTCATGACAGCCCTGGCTGCCACGGTGGGCACGGGAAATATCGCCGGAGTAGCCACGGCCATTGCCACGGGCGGCCCCGGAGCCCTATTCTGGATGTGGGTCACGGGTTTTTTCGGCATGGCCGCCAAATACAGCGAGGCGGTTCTCGCCGTTAAATACCGTGAAGTTGACAAGCTGGGAACCATGAGCGGTGGTCCCATGTACTACATTGAAAAGGGCATGAAGATGAAACCCCTGGCCGTGGCCTTCGCTTTGTTTGCATCGATCTCGGCCTTCGGCACGGGAAACATGATACAATCCAATTCCGTTGCCGATGCCGTTAATTCCACTTTCGGTGTACCGCACATGATAACGGCCATTGTCCTGGCCGTTATTACCGGTCTGGTCGTCATGGGAGGCATTAAAAACATTGCCAGAGCTACGTCAGCCATTGTTCCTGTCATGATCCTGTTTTATGTTACAGCCGCCCTGGTAATACTTGTCATGTATTTCCGTCATATTCCCGAAGCCTTTGCTCTGATTTTCCGACATGCCTTCAGTCCCACGGCCGCCGCGGGTGGATTTGCCGGATCTGCGGTCATGCTCAGCATCCGCATGGGCGTCTCACGCGGGATCCTGTCCAATGAATCCGGTCTGGGCAGCTCTCCTATTGCGGCAGCAGCTGCCAGAACCGATGAGCCGGTTCGCCAGGCACTGGTTTCCATGACCCAGACATTCATCGATACAATCGTCGTATGTACTCTCACCGGCCTGGTTCTCCTCGTTACCGGCATCTGGTCCTCGGGAGCCACGGCAGCAGCCCTCACGGAACAGGCCTTTTCAGCTGGGCTTCCCGGTTCATGGGGTGGTATCGTGGTCACCGTCGGCCTGGTATTTTTCGCCTATTCAACGATTCTTGGATGGTGCTACTACGGCGAAAAATCCATAGAATACCTGCTGGGTGAAAAATCTGTTACGCCCTACCGTCTGGTTTTTGTTGCGGCGGTATTCGTGGGAGCCGTAGTGAAGCTGGATCTGGTATGGAACTTCGCCGATATCATGAACGGCCTTATGGCTGTCCCGAACCTCATCGCCCTCATCGCCCTTTCAGGCGTTGTCCTGGCGGAAACGAAGGCCTATTTCAGCAAATACCCTTCATAA